A stretch of DNA from Acinetobacter sp. C26M:
AAAGGCTTTTAAATCTTTTGAATATTCAACGCGAATACGCTGCTGCTTCGCCACATATTGTTTGAGATAAAGACTTGCACGATATTTTTCTTCGCCATAGATGGCATATAAATTGTTTAGTGTTGCCAAGACGTATTCAGCACCCAATTGCATCATCCATTGATACGGCCCTTTAGGATAGTTCACTCCATATTTCATGGCATTATCAATATCTTCCATACTCGCAACACCATGCAGACTTGCTTCACAGGCTTCATTAATCAGCAGAACAATAGTACGTAAGGTTAACAGTGCTGGATGATCGCTGATCCAAAGTATCTTGATCTGGGATTGGGCAAAGAAATCCTCAACAGTTGCAAGATCATCCGCTTGGCAAAGATGGTTATGGCTAAGAACCACCGCCTGAGCATGTTCAAAATGATGATGCCAATCCATCAATACCGTTTTACGATTTGGATAATCGATATTGGCAGATTCTCCCTGACTTAGACGTAAATCAACATCATCAATTTGGATGATATTTTCACTACTTGCTAAAGCATGGCTTAAGCCCATACGTTCTAATAAATACGGACATTGAGCCCATGTACCTTTGACTTGAACATCAGCATGAAAAGAAGACGCAGTAATAAGCTGAGGCTGAAAAATCGCATACTGATTTTTTTCATCGTAGCGATAAAAGCCTTGCTTTGATTTGCGTCCCCATGTACCAGCATCAACCAATTCTTTCTGAATCAGACTTGGACGATAACGCGGTTCATAAAAGAAGGCTTCATAAACACTCTGTGTGACTGAGAAATTAACATCATGCCCAATTAAATCGGTTAACTCGCACGGTCCCATCGCAAAACCACCGCACTGCTTTAAGGCATAGTCGAGTAGATCATAGGTTGTGACCTGTTCTTGCAAGGCACGAAATGCTTCAGCATAAAACGGACGGGCAATACGATTGACAATAAATCCTGGCGTTGACTTGGTTAACACAGGAATTTTGTTCCAAGCCAGCATTAGATTTCTTAAGGACTGACATAAAACTTCCGTTGTTTTTAAACCCTGTACAATTTCGACCAGCTTCATCACAGGTGCAGGATTAAAAAAATGCAGTCCAACCACACGTTCAGGGTGTGGAACAGCAGACGCAATTGCTGTCACTGAAATAGATGAGGTATTGGTGGCTAAAATAGTTTGGTCATTACAAATCGTCGCCAACTGCTTAAACAAAGCTTGTTTCACTTCCAGCTTTTCAACCACCGCCTCTATCACCAAATCAACACCTGCCAATGCTTCAATTTGATCCGCAATAGTCAAACGTGAGAGTGCTTGCTGAGCCTGCTCAGGTGTTAGCTTGCCTTTTTCTGTCAACTTGGCGAAGGTCTGATGCAATCCATCAATCGCCTGTTTGGTCTTTTCACGATCGAGATCGTAGAGAACAGTTGAATGACCATTGACCATCGCCAACTGAGCAATACCGATTCCCATTGTTCCGGAGCCAATCACGGCAATTTTGGCATGAGACAAATCTAGATTCATCATGCTTAACGTCCCTGAAAATCAGGCTCACGCTTATTCATGAAAGCTTGCACCCCTTCACGATAATCTTCTGAGCGTCCTGCGATACGTTGTAAATCTCGCTCCAAGAACATCTGTTCATCAAAGCTGTTATTACTGGATTGGTGGATGGCTTTTTTAATCAGTGACAGGCCAAAGGTCGGCTGTTTGGCTAAACGTTCTGCCAGTTCAGTGACTTTTGATTTCAGCTCTGCATCTTCGGCAACATCCCAAATCATGCCCCATTCTTTTGCAGTTTCCGCAGGAAGTTTATCTCCTAACAAAGCCAACCCCATTGCACGGGCTTGCCCTACCGCACGCGGCAGAAACCATGTTCCGCCTGAATCTGGAACCAAACCTAAACGACAAAATGCCTGTACAAAATTGGCAGATTTCGCTGCGACAACCAAATCACAAGCCAAAGCGATATTTGCACCTGCACCTGCCGCAACACCATTTACCGCACAGATCACAGGCTTGGGCATATTGACAATCATTTTAATCAGCGGGTTATAGTAGGTTTCAATCGAGTAACCTAAATCAGGGGCAGCGGCATTTGGATCAACCACGCGATCACCTAGATCTTGTCCTGCACAGAAACCACGGCCTTCACCACTAATCACCACACAACGAATATCTTGGTTTTTACTCCAAAAGCTCAAGACCTCAGCGACTTCACGGTGCATATCCACGTTAAAACTATTCAGTGCTTTTGGTCGATTAAAGGTTAAATAACCAACAGCATTTTTTTCTTCCACGATAATATTGTTATAGTCCATCACTCACCTCTAAACACTGGTTTTCTTTTTTCAAAAAATGCATTAATGCCTTCATTCCGATCTTTAGTTGCCGCCAACCAGACAAAGTTTTGCCGTTCGGATTTCAATCCCTGACTTAATGTAATTTCGTGAATACTTTTAATCGATTGTTTAATTACCCGAATCGCCAAGGGCGCTTGCTTGGCAATTTTGCTTGCCAGTTGCATGGCATATTCCACCGTGAGTGCTGTTGGTACCACTTCGCTACAGATACCATGCTGCTGTGCTTGTTTGGCGGAGATCATTTCCCCTGTCATCGCCCAACGCATAGTCAATTGTTGCCCAACCAAACGCGCCAAACGCTGTGTGCCACCAGCGCCCGGTAACATACCCAAACCAATTTCAGGCAATGCAAATTTTGCATTTTCACCACACAGTACAATATCTGTATGTAAAACCAGTTCAAATCCCGCGCCCAAGGCATAGCCATTCACAGCTGCAATAATTGGTTTACTGAACGCATCGATCTTCTGCCATAGCTTTGGACGGATATCGAGTTGTAAAGCTACAGTATCCATTTCTGCTAACTCAGCAAGATCTGCACCTGCTGCGAAACAATATTGATTGCCTGTTAGAACAATGGCTTTGACTCGGGCATTGTGTTCTGCCTGTTCAAGCAATTCGCATAAATATTGCAAAGTTGCATTATTTAAAGCATTCCGTTTTTCAGCACGATTGAGGGTTAATAACATCACACCATCAATTGTTATTTCGGCTTTGATTAGCTCTTGCATAGCCACCTCTATTCATCAAAGCTCAAACGGACATTTGAGCTTTTAGGTAAGGTTTGACAGCTCAGCACATAACCTTTTTCGACTTCATCATCTTCAAGACTGTAGTTCAAGAACATATCAACATCACCAGAGAGCACCTTGCAGCGACAGGTCGCACACACGCCGCCTTTACATGCATAAGGTAAATCTGCACCTGCACGTAATGCAGCATCTAAAATGCTTTCATCGTCTTGAGACACTGACACGATCAGTTCACGACCATCCAGTACAATATTGACTTGTTCTTCCTTACGATTTACATCGGCATCGACTGCCCGTTTACGGACATGACCGGTATTAAAACGTTCAGTATGAATCTTGTCTTTGCTTAAACCATAGGTCGGTAACAGGCTTTCGACTGTGTCCATCATTTCATCTGGACCACATGCAAAAACATGGTCAAAATTACTTTCTAACACCTCATGCTCAAATAATTGCTTGAGCTTGTTTTCATCGATACGGCCATTCAGCAGCTCGCTGTCATTGAATTCACGGGAAAAAATATTGATCAACTGAAACCGTTCTTTAAATTGATCTTTCAAATCCATAATTTGCTCAGCAAACATGGTTTGTTTCCATGAACGATTACCATAGAGCAAGGTAAAATTCGATGTCGATTGCTCAAACAAAATCTGTTTAATAATCGACAAAATTGGAGTAATCCCGCTGCCCGCAGCAATACCTAAATAAGCTTGCCCACCTGTTCTGGCAGCCTTCTGAAAAAACACGCCTTGTGGTGGCATCACATCAAGAACATCGCCAACTTTTAAAAAATCATTGGCCCAATTTGAGAATTGACCTTGATCCATCTTTTTCACCGCGATACTGATATCTTCTTTCGGTGCATAACTACAGATTGAGTAGCAACGACGAATCTCACCAGCCTCAGTTAAATGACGAATCGTTAAATGCTGACCTGGCTGAAATTTAAATTGTTGTTGTTGCTCAGATACAAGATCAAAGGAAATACAAATGGCCTGATCTGTCTGAGGCGTAATACTTTTTACTTTTAAGGGAATAAATTGGCTCATGGCTGATTTCCTTATCTAACACTTTAAATACATTTAAAATAATCAAAGGGCTCAAGACAGTCCTGACATTTGTACAAGGCCTTACACGCGGTCGAACTAAACTCCGTGAGCAGCTTGGTATTTAGACTTTTACACCGCGGACACACCACACCATCTTTTAAATGAACGTGTGTCCCACATTGATGAGCTAAACCCTCTGGTGGCGCGATACCATAGTCTTGTAACTTCTTCTTGCCTATTTCAGACATCCAGTCAGTTGTCCATGCTTCAGATAAATCAACGATCACCTTCGCAGGGATAAGGTCTTCTGTGGCCAACGCCTCGACAATCTGCACTTTTAATAAATCCGTTGCAGGACAGCCGCTATAGGTTGGTGTTAATCGAACAATAATTTCTTGCTGATCATTCAGTTCCACCCCACGAATCATGCCCAAATCCACTACAGATAAAGCAGGAATCTCAGGATCACTCACCGTTTGCAGAACATCCCAACACTGATCGATACAATGACGAATCATTTGCATGGTTCAACTCCTTGTCTTACCAAGTCATTTCAGGATAAGTGCGTTGAATGGCTTGCATTTCAGCCAGCAAATATCCTAAATGTTCCGTATGTAGACCTTGTTTGGCACCACGGCGATAAGCACCATTTGCAGGAACTGTCAGCTCAAATCGTTCTAATTCTTCAGCAATTGTCTTGTCCCATTGTGCTTTTTCATTGGATAAGTCACTGATTAAACCCTGCTCAACCAGTACATATTCTTCAGCCGTCAATTCAAACAACTCTGCACTAAAACGCCACAAGCTATCTAATGCGACCTGTACACGTTGATGTGCTTCTGCTGTACTTAAACTCAGACGCTCCATCCAACTGGTTGAAAAGCGAATATGGTATTTCACTTCTTTCAATGATTTCATTGCCAACGCGGCAATCTCAGCTACGGCGCTTTTGCTTAAAGACGTCATTAATAACAAGTGATAATGATCCATTAGCCATTGGCGTACGATGGTTTGAGCAAAATCACCGTTTGGCTGTTCACATAACAATAAATTGAGAAATTCACGTTCTGAACGGAAGTAAGCCAACTGATCTTCATCTCGCTGTGCTGCTTCATATTGCCCAGCTAAAGTTAAAAAGTTTCTGGATTGCCCAAGTAGATCCAGACCAATATTCGCCAAGGCAATATCAATCTCAAGCTCTGGGGCATGACCACACCATTCCGCTAAACGTTGTGCCAATACCAACTGGCTATCGCCAATATGTAATAAGAACTTAGATAAAATAGGATTATTCATTTCCATACTCCCTTACATATGCTCGATGCCATCAGGAATATGATAGAACGTAGGATGACGATAAACTTTGTCTAGCGCTGGTTCGAAAAACTCAGCTTTTTCATCTGGCTGTGATGACTTAATCAATTCAGAACGAACCACCCAAATACTGATTCCCTCATTACGACGGGTGTACACATCGCGTGCATGTTGCAAAGCAATTTCATCATCAGATGCTCTTAAACTACCGACATGACGATGACTAAGACCTTGTTTGCTACGGATAAATACTTCGTAAAGCGACCAGTTATTTTTATCTTCCATTTTGATGTCCTCAATTTTGTCCATAAATTTTGCTTAGGCGACTTGCGTTAGGGCTTGTTGCTTTTTAGCGTAGATAACAGCTGCATCTCGAACCCATTTACCGTTTTCCCAAGCTTTGCGTCGTGCTTCTATACGCTCGTGGTTACATGGCCCTCGACCAGCAATCACTTCATTAAATTCGTGCCAGTTGATTTCACCGTGGATATAACGTCCCGCTTCTTCATCCCACTTCAAATCAGGATCTGGAACTTCTAAACCAAGCTGCAAAATTTGAGGAACCGTGTTGTCGACAAACTTTTGACGTAAATCATCGTTACTGAATCGCTTAACTTTCCAAGCCATACTTTGCGCACTGTTTGGAGAATGTTCATCACTCGGCCCAAACATCATCAGTGCTGGCCACCAAAAACGATTTACAGCGTCTTGTGCCATTTGTTTTTGTTCAGGTGTTCCAGCGGCTAGTACCATCATGGCTTCAAAACCTTGACGTTGATGAAAGCTTTCTTCTTTACAGATACGCACCATGGCACGTGCATATGGGCCATAAGAGGTACGGCACAACGCCACCTGATTCACAATCGCTGCACCATCGACCAACCAGCCAATCGCAGCAACATCGGCCCACGTCACCGTCGGATAATTGAAAATTGATGAATATTTCATTTTTCCATCAATCAGTTTTTCCATCATCTCATCACGGTCAGCACCTAATGTCTCTGCAGCACTGTAAAGGTAAAGACCATGCCCTGCTTCATCTTGAACTTTTGCGAGTAGAACCGCTTTACGCTTTAAAGTCGGTGCACGCGTAATCCAATTTCCCTCAGGTAACATGCCAACAATTTCAGAATGACCGTGTTGCCCAATTTGGCGAATCAACGTTTTACGGTAAGCATCTGGCATTTCATCTTTTGCTTCTATCGTGATGTCATTGGCAATATTGTGTTCAAATTTCTGATACTTATTTTCCATGTGTCAATTTCCGTTAGGTCTTAGCCTTAAATCTATTTTTCGATACATTAAAAATAAAGTCAACAATATTTTATGTATCATATAATAACAAGATTGAAATTTAGCATTAAGAAATTGTTTTAATTAAATATATTTAACAAATAAAAATTAAAATGATCTCTTTCTTATAAATTTAAGTTGACATTTTTCTTAATCAGCGTGAAATTATGAATCATATTTTTAGTATTTCAAAAATTGATGTATCAGATAAAAATGGAGTTTACTCATGCTTGATCAAGCACTATTAGAAGGAACATCTAAATCAGCAGCAGAACAACAGCCTGTATCAAAAGTGGTTCAGCTTGGATCTTTTGTATATGGAACGTGGCATTCAAGCCATGAAGATGCACGTACTGTTGTTCACGCCATTAGCAATGAGCCGATCTATACTGTCAGCAGTCATGGCATAGACATGCAACAGGTTGTTGAATATGCCAAACAGAATGGTACAGCACTGGCAAACTGGACCTTCCATCAACGTGCCAATGCTTTAAAGCAAATTGCACAGCATTTACTTGAGCATAAAGAAGATTTTTATCAGCTTGCCTATGCGACAGGCGCAACGCGTAAAGATGCCTGGATTGATATTGAAGGTGGAATTCAGACCTTATTTGCCTACTCAAGTCTGGTACGCAGAGAGCTGAATGATGAAAAAATTATTACGGAAGACAGTTGGATTCAACTCTCAAAAAATGGCACTTTTGGTGCCAAACATATTTTAAGCCCGAAAGCGGGTGTGGCAGTTCATATCAATGCATTTAACTTCCCCATTTGGGGGATGTTAGAAAAAATTGCCCCGACGCTATTGGCTGGCGTGCCGTGTATTGTTAAACCTGCAACTGACGGTGCTCAACTCACCCAAGCAGTTGTTAAAGCGATTGAAAATACGCAACTTCTACCGAAAGGATCACTACAATTAATCTGCGGACAAATTGATGATCTTTTTGATTATCTTGGCCCGCAAGATTGTGTAACCTTCACAGGGTCAGCTTATACAGGCCAAAAGCTACGCAACCACCCACACCTCAACAAATATTCAATTCCTTTTAGTATGGAAGCTGATTCTGTCAATAGTGCCATCCTAAGCCCTGAAGCGGATGAAACCACGGTTGATCTGTTTGTACGTGAAGTTTTCCGAGAAATGACCACCAAAGCAGGACAAAAATGTACTGCCATCCGCCGAGCTTTTGTGCCACAAGCACAACTTGAGCAAGTACAGCAAAAGCTGATTGCCAAACTGGAAAAAGTGATTGTAGGCGATCCACAGAAACAAGACACCACCATGGGAGCACTAGCCAGCCCTAAACAAAAGCTGGATGTTGCAAACAAAGTTACAGAACTAGCTAAAGATGCAAAAATTGTTTTTGGTGGTACAACAAATCTTAAATTTAATGCAGATACCCCTGAAAAAGGCGCATTCTTTCCACCAACACTTCTTCTCTGTGAACAACCCTTGCAAGCCACACATGTACACACCACCGAAGCCTTTGGTCCAGTGTGTACGCTTATGCCATATCAATCCATTGATGAACTTGCCGATCTAGTGGCACGTGGTGAAGGTAGTCTGGTTGCCTCCGTAGTTAAAAATACTCATGAAAACATTGAGCAGATTATTCAGAAAATAGCACCTTGGCATGGTCGAGTTCATATTCTGGATGAAGAGTCTGCTAAAGAAAGTACAGGTCATGGCTCGCCACTGCCTCATTTGGTGCACGGCGGTCCTGGTCGTGCTGGTGGTGGTGAAGAGCTTGGAGGAATTAGAGCGGTAAAACACTATATGCAACGGACTGCGATCCAAGGTTCACCAAATAGTTTGACTCAAATTACCCACTCATGGACAGCAGGCTCTGACATCCAGCAAGACCGCGTACATCCTTTTAAAAAGGATTTTGATGAATTGGTCATTGGTGAGCGTTTACTGACAGCGCGTCGTACAGTTACCGAAGCAGATATTGTCAATTTTGCCTGCTTAAGTGGTGATTATTTCTATGCACATACTGACAAAATTGCAGCAGCAGATTCATTCTTTGGTGAACGTGTCGCGCATGGCTATTTTATCGTATCAGCGGCAGCAGGATTATTTGTCGATGCCGCACAAGGCCCCGTGGTTGCCAACTATGGCATGGACAATTTACGTTTTGTTGAGCCCGTAAAAATTGGTGATTCGATCCGTGTTGAACTGACCTGCAAGCAAAAAACACCAAAACCACAAAAAGACTTATCACAACCTGCACATGGCGTGGTGGTATGGGATATCAAAGTCAAAAACCAGCGTGACGAATTGGTTGCCACCTATGATATTTTAACACTGGTTGCTCGTGCAATTTAATAGATCAGCGTTGATGGATACGTGATCGTCTCCATCAACCAATCAAAATCTAGTACCTATCAATCAGGAAATCCAATGAGCGCATATATTATTTTGATTCGTAAAGAACTAAAAAATAAAGATGAGATGAAAACCTATACATCCTTAGCACGCAAAGCCAGCCAAGGTTTTTCAGCTGAGCCGATTGTGTTTTATGGTCAGTCGATTGCTTTGGAAAATATTGAAAGCGACGGCGTTGCCATCATTAAATTTAGCAGCATGCAGGAAGCTCAAAATTGGTATCACAGTGATGCCTACCAAGAAGCAAAAAAACACCGAGATCTTGCAGGCGAATATATGGTGATTTTGACGGAAGGTTTAGATTAATCGTGTTGGTAAATAAATTACAGATTCAGAAGACTGAATGACAAAGCGATTCTAACGAAGCTAAGCCTCTGTCATTTTGGTCAATTTTTTTTTATTCTATTTTTTATTGTTTTTTTTAAAATATTAAAAAACAGATAGATAAAACAATAAAATTACTAAAACTACCCTTTATCTTTATCAATTATCGACGTCAAAGAAGACATAGTTTTTTTCATTGGAGCATGTCAGCATAATTTTACAACCATCCTCCAGGATAAAACCATGTCGAATATGATGAATAAAGCTCAAGGATTTGGGCTATCTTTGATCACAAAAATCGCGGGAAGCGAAGTACTTGATCAACTCAAATTAAGAAAATTTGTAGAGAAATCATTATATCAAGGTTCAAAAACGGGCTTTAAGGTACTTACAAAAACACAAAAAGCATTTAAGCCTCAAGCGATAGATAAACAACGCCTCCCAAATCAGGTCAATAAAAATCTGTTTGATCTCAGTCTGACTGAAGAACAGCAAATGACCGTTGACGCGATGTCACAATTTGCGGAAGAAGTTTTATATGCTTTGGCGCATGATGCAGATCATCATGCTCAGTTTCCAGACCAATTATGGCAGCACCTAGTCGATTTAGGCTTGAATTACTATGCTTTACCAGAAGCTTTAGGTGGTGTTGCGGCTGAACAAAATATTGTTAGTAATATTCTGATTGCTGAAAGTCTGGCCAAGGGAGATTTTAGTTTAACCGCCGGCCTACTCAGCAGTTTCAGTGTCATCAACGCGATTACGCGTTGGGGTTCAACCCAAGTCCAATCTATGTATTTACCTGTGTTTGCAGAAGATACCGATGTCACTGCAAGCTTTGCCTTTCAAGAAGCTACCCCTGCCTTCAATCCATTCCAGTTAAAAACCACAGCAACCGAAACTAATGGACAATTCTATATCACAGGTGAAAAAACCTTGGTGGTTCTAGGTGATACTGCGGATGTATTCCTTGTGAGTGCAGAGTTTAATGGTCAGCCTGATATATTCGTGGTGCAATCCAATGAAAGCATCTCCATTAAAGCCAACCCTGCAATGGGATTAAAAGCAGCAGAAACAGCAACACTGCAGTTCAATCAGACTCCTGCCTTACGTTTAGGTGACTCAGACTTCGATTACACTGCATTTGTTGATCTTGGCAATCTGATGTGGTGTGCCATGGCTGTTGGGACCTGTGAGGCAATTAAAACGTACTGTATCAAATATGCCAATGAACGTACTGCCTTTGGTGAACCGATCTCTCATCGTCAAAGTGTTGCCTTTATGATTGCCGATATGGCGATTGAAATCGATGCTATGCGTATGTTGGTACTCAATGCAGCAAGCTTGGCAGAAGTCGGCAAACCGTTCCACCGTGAAGCTTATTTAGCCCGCTTACTCTGTGCAGAAAAATCAATGAAAATCGGTACAGATGGTGTACAGATCTTAGGTGGCCATGGCTTTACCAAAGAACATCCTGTTGAGCGCTGGTACCGTGATGTACGTGCAACTGCCGTTTTACACTCAGGCTTACATGCTTAATTGACGATCCTTGGAGAATACAATGAACTTACAAAGTCCTAAAAAATTCAAAATGATGGTCGATCAAGCACATGAAGTTGCATTGAATGTGCTCCGCCCAATCTCACGCAAATATGATAAAGCTGAACACGCCTACCCTAAAGAACTCGACATGCTTGCATCATTAATTGATGGTATGAATGAAGGTGGTGAAGGTATTAATGCTGGTGCAGCAGTGGGCAAACGAGGCGAAACGGAATCTGGCAATAAGAATGGCAACAATATGTCAACCGCACTGGGTGTGATTGAAATGTGCTATGGCGATACAGGCCTATTATTGAGTATGCCCCGCCAAGGTCTTGGAAATTCTGCTATTGCCGCTGTCGCCAACGATGAGCAGTTAGAACGCTTCAAGGGTACTTGGGCAGCCATGGCAATTACTGAGCCTGGTTGTGGTTCTGACTCTGCGGCAATTCGTACCACTGCGACCAAAGATGGCGACGAATACATCCTCAACGGTGAGAAAATCTTTGTCACTTCAGGTGAGCGTGCAGACTCTGTGGTGGTTTGGGCAACTCTGGATAAAAAACTAGGCCGTGCTGCGATCAAATCTTTTGTTGTGCCAAAAGGCACAGCAGGAATGAAAGTTGAACGACTTGAGCATAAACTGGGGATTAAAGCCTCAGATACTGCCGTGATTAGCTTTATCGACTGTCGCGTTCCTGCTGCTAATTTATTGGGTAATGCAGAAATCGATGTTGCCAAAGGCTTTGCTGGCGTGATGGAAACTTTTGATAATACCCGCCCACTGGTTGCAGCAATGGCGATCGGTTGTGCCAAAGCCTCTTTGGAGCGTATCAAAGAAATCTTTAAAGATCAGCTTGATGCAGACTACAAAACACCATATTTACAGACATCAAACCTTGCTGCACAGATTTACCGCATGGAAGCTGAATGGGAAGCGGCCCGCTTGTTAACAATCAAAGCCACGTGGATGGCGGACAATAAAAAGCCAAACTCTAAAGAAGCATCAATTGCTAAGGCAAAAGCGGGTCGAGTATGCAATGAGATCACACTGAAATGTGTCGAACTTGCTGCAAGTGTTGGTTATGCTGAGGATGAGTTATTAGAAAAATGGGCACGTGATTCAAAAATCTTGGATATTTTTGAAGGGACACAGCAAATTCAGCAATTGATTATTGCGCGTCGTGAACTCGGTAAATCATCAAGCGAATTGAAGTAAAAAATTAATTCGAAAAATAAAAAGGACGTTGCAATAACGTCCTTTTTACTACCAAACCAGCACTTATCGCATAGTCACAAATTCTTCCGCAGAAGTTGGATGGATTGCAACAGTATTATCAAAGTCTTTCTTGGTTGCTCCCATTTTTAAAGCAACGGCAAAGCCTTGTAAAATCTCATCCATACCGAAGCCGATGCCGTGAATACCAACAATTTTTTCATTATCGCCTACACAGACCAATTTCATTTTGGTCGGTTGACGATGTTGAGTAATCGCACTGTACATCGCGGTAAATGATGAGTTATACACTTTTACCGCCTCCTGACCATATTGCTCAATGGCTTCCTGCTCAGTAATCCCCACCGTTCCGATTGGAGGATGGCTAAACACCACGGTTGGAATATTGTCATAATCCAAATGCTCTTCTGGTTTATGATTAAATAATCGTTCGGACAATCTGCGCCCAGCAGCCACCGCGACAGGTGTAAGTTCCATTTTTCCAGTAATATCACCTACCGCATAAACGCCCATTTGGGATGTATTCTGAAATTTATCGACTTGAATATAGCCTCGTTCGTCGAGCTGGACATTGGCTTTCTCCAGATTTAAATTCGCAGTATTTG
This window harbors:
- a CDS encoding 3-hydroxyacyl-CoA dehydrogenase; translated protein: MMNLDLSHAKIAVIGSGTMGIGIAQLAMVNGHSTVLYDLDREKTKQAIDGLHQTFAKLTEKGKLTPEQAQQALSRLTIADQIEALAGVDLVIEAVVEKLEVKQALFKQLATICNDQTILATNTSSISVTAIASAVPHPERVVGLHFFNPAPVMKLVEIVQGLKTTEVLCQSLRNLMLAWNKIPVLTKSTPGFIVNRIARPFYAEAFRALQEQVTTYDLLDYALKQCGGFAMGPCELTDLIGHDVNFSVTQSVYEAFFYEPRYRPSLIQKELVDAGTWGRKSKQGFYRYDEKNQYAIFQPQLITASSFHADVQVKGTWAQCPYLLERMGLSHALASSENIIQIDDVDLRLSQGESANIDYPNRKTVLMDWHHHFEHAQAVVLSHNHLCQADDLATVEDFFAQSQIKILWISDHPALLTLRTIVLLINEACEASLHGVASMEDIDNAMKYGVNYPKGPYQWMMQLGAEYVLATLNNLYAIYGEEKYRASLYLKQYVAKQQRIRVEYSKDLKAFA
- the paaG gene encoding 2-(1,2-epoxy-1,2-dihydrophenyl)acetyl-CoA isomerase PaaG encodes the protein MDYNNIIVEEKNAVGYLTFNRPKALNSFNVDMHREVAEVLSFWSKNQDIRCVVISGEGRGFCAGQDLGDRVVDPNAAAPDLGYSIETYYNPLIKMIVNMPKPVICAVNGVAAGAGANIALACDLVVAAKSANFVQAFCRLGLVPDSGGTWFLPRAVGQARAMGLALLGDKLPAETAKEWGMIWDVAEDAELKSKVTELAERLAKQPTFGLSLIKKAIHQSSNNSFDEQMFLERDLQRIAGRSEDYREGVQAFMNKREPDFQGR
- a CDS encoding enoyl-CoA hydratase-related protein, producing the protein MQELIKAEITIDGVMLLTLNRAEKRNALNNATLQYLCELLEQAEHNARVKAIVLTGNQYCFAAGADLAELAEMDTVALQLDIRPKLWQKIDAFSKPIIAAVNGYALGAGFELVLHTDIVLCGENAKFALPEIGLGMLPGAGGTQRLARLVGQQLTMRWAMTGEMISAKQAQQHGICSEVVPTALTVEYAMQLASKIAKQAPLAIRVIKQSIKSIHEITLSQGLKSERQNFVWLAATKDRNEGINAFFEKRKPVFRGE
- a CDS encoding 2Fe-2S iron-sulfur cluster-binding protein; this encodes MSQFIPLKVKSITPQTDQAICISFDLVSEQQQQFKFQPGQHLTIRHLTEAGEIRRCYSICSYAPKEDISIAVKKMDQGQFSNWANDFLKVGDVLDVMPPQGVFFQKAARTGGQAYLGIAAGSGITPILSIIKQILFEQSTSNFTLLYGNRSWKQTMFAEQIMDLKDQFKERFQLINIFSREFNDSELLNGRIDENKLKQLFEHEVLESNFDHVFACGPDEMMDTVESLLPTYGLSKDKIHTERFNTGHVRKRAVDADVNRKEEQVNIVLDGRELIVSVSQDDESILDAALRAGADLPYACKGGVCATCRCKVLSGDVDMFLNYSLEDDEVEKGYVLSCQTLPKSSNVRLSFDE
- the paaD gene encoding 1,2-phenylacetyl-CoA epoxidase subunit PaaD, which produces MQMIRHCIDQCWDVLQTVSDPEIPALSVVDLGMIRGVELNDQQEIIVRLTPTYSGCPATDLLKVQIVEALATEDLIPAKVIVDLSEAWTTDWMSEIGKKKLQDYGIAPPEGLAHQCGTHVHLKDGVVCPRCKSLNTKLLTEFSSTACKALYKCQDCLEPFDYFKCI
- the paaC gene encoding 1,2-phenylacetyl-CoA epoxidase subunit PaaC: MNNPILSKFLLHIGDSQLVLAQRLAEWCGHAPELEIDIALANIGLDLLGQSRNFLTLAGQYEAAQRDEDQLAYFRSEREFLNLLLCEQPNGDFAQTIVRQWLMDHYHLLLMTSLSKSAVAEIAALAMKSLKEVKYHIRFSTSWMERLSLSTAEAHQRVQVALDSLWRFSAELFELTAEEYVLVEQGLISDLSNEKAQWDKTIAEELERFELTVPANGAYRRGAKQGLHTEHLGYLLAEMQAIQRTYPEMTW
- the paaB gene encoding 1,2-phenylacetyl-CoA epoxidase subunit PaaB, coding for MEDKNNWSLYEVFIRSKQGLSHRHVGSLRASDDEIALQHARDVYTRRNEGISIWVVRSELIKSSQPDEKAEFFEPALDKVYRHPTFYHIPDGIEHM
- the paaA gene encoding 1,2-phenylacetyl-CoA epoxidase subunit PaaA, producing MENKYQKFEHNIANDITIEAKDEMPDAYRKTLIRQIGQHGHSEIVGMLPEGNWITRAPTLKRKAVLLAKVQDEAGHGLYLYSAAETLGADRDEMMEKLIDGKMKYSSIFNYPTVTWADVAAIGWLVDGAAIVNQVALCRTSYGPYARAMVRICKEESFHQRQGFEAMMVLAAGTPEQKQMAQDAVNRFWWPALMMFGPSDEHSPNSAQSMAWKVKRFSNDDLRQKFVDNTVPQILQLGLEVPDPDLKWDEEAGRYIHGEINWHEFNEVIAGRGPCNHERIEARRKAWENGKWVRDAAVIYAKKQQALTQVA